Proteins from one Gossypium raimondii isolate GPD5lz chromosome 8, ASM2569854v1, whole genome shotgun sequence genomic window:
- the LOC105792980 gene encoding ankyrin repeat-containing protein BDA1 — MDPSLLRDIAGTGDTDALYALIRKDPNMLEHIDQIPFIDTPLHIAANEGQIKFAMEMINLKPSFGRKLNQDGFSPMHLAFKMGHTKLVLRLLQTDKDLVRVKGREGMTPFHCAAAAGNSNLLFQFLETCPECVEDVTVRNETALHLALKNDHTDAFNFLLGWLRKNRRGGGKDLERKVMNWRDDDDNTALHIAATKQQHQAVQLLLDSFYGLDVKAKNSEGLTAREIIEKVGRQGLNMSSAEDDDKTTAKIKRIKKRTSRSERALVRLIRTKNGLSENMINATLVVAALVITAIYQSSLSPPRGLWQGDKISNSTTTSNLTTTTKFGRFNDIYDEKRSKHVLGDETMKPGTAIMNPNLFMWFWLVNFIAFGLPVLLTVFLLYDVAHILLIPLYFLSVSYFHCMTIISPSMFWANLNFVVMWTAIILPSVLGFGGVWLWKRLKYREMTQIRKRVRNDK; from the exons ATGGATCCAAGCTTATTGAGAGACATAGCTGGAACAGGAGATACTGATGCCTTGTACGCTCTAATTCGAAAGGATCCGAACATGTTGGAGCATATTGATCAGATTCCTTTCATCGATACTCCACTTCACATAGCAGCAAATGAAGGCCAAATTAAGTTTGCAATGGAGATGATAAACTTGAAGCCTTCGTTTGGTCGGAAGCTAAACCAAGACGGGTTTAGCCCCATGCACTTGGCCTTCAAAATGGGGCATACCAAGCTAGTGCTTCGACTGTTGCAGACCGATAAAGACCTGGTTCGCGTCAAAGGAAGGGAAGGGATGACCCCTTTCCATTGTGCAGCTGCAGCGGGGAACTCTAATCTTTTATTCCAGTTCCTTGAAACTTGCCCTGAATGCGTTGAGGATGTCACGGTTCGCAACGAGACTGCATTACATCTTGCTCTGAAAAACGACCACACCGACgcttttaatttcttacttGGATGGCTTCGAAAGAACCGTCGTGGAGGAGGCAAGGATTTGGAAAGAAAGGTTATGAATTGGAGAGATGATGATGACAACACTGCGTTGCACATTGCAGCTACAAAGCAACAACACCAG GCAGTACAACTGTTGTTGGATTCCTTTTATGGGTTAGATGTAAAAGCTAAGAACTCGGAAGGCTTGACAGCTCGAGAAATCATAGAAAAAGTTGGAAGACAAGGGTTGAACATGAGTAGCGCCGAAGACGATGATAAGACCACCGCCAAGATTAAGCGCATTAAGAAAAGAACTAGTCGGTCTGAAAGAGCATTAGTAAGGTTGATTCGTACAAAGAATGGGTTGTCGGAGAACATGATCAACGCAACACTGGTGGTAGCGGCGCTGGTCATAACAGCGATCTACCAATCATCTTTAAGCCCACCGAGAGGTCTTTGGCAAGGTGATAAAATTAGTAACTCCACCACCACCTCAAACCTTACTACTACCACTAAATTTGGACGCTTTAACGACATATACGATGAAAAACGTTCTAAACATGTGTTGGGTGATGAAACAATGAAACCTGGTACAGCAATCATGAATCCCAACTTGTTTATGTGGTTTTGGTTAGTCAATTTTATAGCATTTGGGCTTCCGGTTCTTCTAACCGTTTTCCTTCTATACGATGTAGCTCATATTCTTCTTATCCCGCTTTATTTTCTATCCGTCTCCTACTTTCACTGCATGACAATAATATCTCCGTCCATGTTTTGGGCAAACCTCAACTTTGTTGTCATGTGGACAGCCATTATTCTCCCGTCTGTCTTAGGTTTTGGAGGCGTATGGTTATGGAAGCGGCTAAAGTACCGGGAAATGACACAAATACGCAAACGTGTCCGCAATGACAAATAA